A window of the Gossypium hirsutum isolate 1008001.06 chromosome A05, Gossypium_hirsutum_v2.1, whole genome shotgun sequence genome harbors these coding sequences:
- the LOC107957402 gene encoding protein FLOWERINGUS D yields the protein MNPPNETLDDFSQFPLPHFTLTPPLPNPTSIPNFHPIPILNPNAAPPLNDHLISFPTPKKRRRGRPQRSGATSAYQFLTFTNGSFSPNLPNSNPNLDLNSITSSSAATEQTTQPKIDDEIILISKESTAEALTALSAGFPADSLTEEEIDFGVISSIGGIEQVNYILIRNHIIAKWRENASNWVAKDMLVDSIPKHCSTILNSAYNYLVTYGYINFGIAPAIKEKIPAEPTRSNVVIIGTGLAGLAAARQLMRFGFKVTVLEGRKRAGGRVYTKKMEGGNRVSAAADLGGSVLTGTLGNPLGILAKQLGSSLFKVRDKCPLYRTDGSPVDPDMDMKVEMAFNRLLDKASELRQLMGEVSMDVSLGAALETFREVYRDAVTEEEINLFNWHLANLEYANAGLVSKLSLAFWDQDDPYDMGGDHCFLPGGNGRLVQALAENVPILYEKTVHTINYGNDGVQVMTGSQVYEGDMALCTVPLGVLKSGSIKFVPELPQRKLDGIKRLGFGLLNKVGMLFPYVFWGTDFDTFGHLTNDPSRRGEFFLFYSYATVSGGPLLLALVAGEAAHRFESLPPIDVVAQVLQILKGIYEPQGITVPEPLQTVCTRWGGDPFSLGSYSNVAVGASGDDYDILAESVGDGRLFFAGEATTRRYPATMHGAFLTGLREAANMAQYAKSRTAKKKINRSPSSNAHSYACALMDLFREPDLEFGSFSVIFCQKNANPKSPAILRVKISEPRKRNLESSKTDQQHSNKVLFQQLQSHFNQQQQLHVYTLLSKKQAFELREVRGGDEMRLNYLCEKLGIKLVGRKGLGPTADSIIASIKAQKGVRKPSSTPLAPKSGTSMLKIGTLKQKFIRKAKIARKTKGLIPPVVNAANGNLSEEIKLIKQAPPDSSSSV from the exons ATGAATCCACCAAATGAAACCCTGGATGATTTCTCTCAATTCCCTCTTCCCCATTTTACTCTCACTCCTCCCTTACCAAATCCTACCTCTATTCCTAATTTCCATCCAATCCCAATCCTTAACCCGAATGCCGCTCCTCCTCTCAATGATCATCTAATTTCCTTTCCAACCCCCAAAAAACGACGACGCGGCCGACCTCAACGCAGTGGCGCGACGTCGGCGTATCAGTTCCTTACCTTCACCAATGGCTCCTTCAGCCCCAACCTCCCGAACTCTAATCCTAACCTTGACCTTAATTCAATAACCTCATCATCAGCGGCGACGGAACAAACTACACAACCCAAAATTGACGACGAGATCATTTTGATCAGTAAGGAATCAACGGCAGAGGCTCTCACCGCTCTTTCTGCTGGATTCCCTGCAGATTCCCTCACCGAGGAAGAAATTGATTTCGGCGTCATTTCCTCCATTGGTGGCATCGAGCAGGTAAATTATATTCTCATTCGAAATCACATTATTGCAAAATGGCGCGAAAATGCATCCAATTGGGTGGCTAAAGACATGCTTGTTGATTCTATACCGAAACATTGTAGCACGATTTTAAATTCTGCATATAATTATTTAGTTACGTATGGATATATAAATTTTGGGATTGCCCCTGCAATTAAGGAAAAAATTCCTGCGGAACCGACTAGAAGTAATGTGGTTATTATTGGTACCGGGTTAGCAGGACTGGCTGCGGCTAGACAGTTAATGAGGTTTGGGTTTAAGGTGACGGTTCTGGAAGGGAGGAAACGAGCCGGCGGGAGGGTTTATACAAAGAAGATGGAGGGAGGGAATAGGGTGAGTGCAGCTGCTGATTTAGGTGGGAGTGTGTTAACAGGTACCTTGGGGAATCCGTTAGGGATTCTGGCGAAACAATTGGGTTCTTCTCTTTTTAAGGTGAGGGATAAATGTCCACTTTACAGGACAGATGGGAGTCCGGTGGATCCGGATATGGATATGAAGGTGGAGATGGCCTTTAATAGGCTTTTGGATAAAGCTAGCGAGCTTAGGCAGTTGATGGGGGAGGTTTCTATGGATGTTTCACTTGGGGCTGCATTAGAGACATTTAGAGAGGTTTATAGGGATGCAGTGACTGAAGAAGAGATTAATTTGTTCAATTGGCATCTTGCAAATTTAGAATATGCAAATGCCGGATTGGTTTCAAAGCTTTCACTTGCATTCTGGGACCAAGATGATCCATATGATATGGGAGGGGATCATTGTTTCTTGCCTGGAGGAAATGGAAGGTTGGTTCAAGCTCTGGCCGAGAATGTGCCTATTTTGTACGAAAAAACTGTGCATACTATCAATTATGGCAATGATGGAGTGCAGGTTATGACAGGAAGTCAGGTGTATGAAGGTGATATGGCATTATGTACGGTACCTCTCGGAGTTCTAAAGAGTGGGTCAATCAAGTTTGTCCCAGAGTTGCCTCAGAGGAAGCTTGATGGAATAAAGAGGTTGGGATTTGGGTTATTGAACAAGGTTGGAATGCTTTTTCCTTATGTATTTTGGGGTACAGACTTTGATACCTTTGGGCATCTTACTAATGATCCAAGCCGTCGAGGGGAGTTTTTTCTGTTCTATAGCTATGCAACAGTTTCCGGTGGTCCTCTATTGCTTGCTTTAGTAGCAGGAGAAGCTGCACACAGGTTTGAGAGTCTGCCTCCTATAGATGTTGTGGCCCAGGTTCTCCAAATTCTCAAGG GTATATATGAACCACAGGGTATCACTGTCCCCGAGCCCCTCCAAACTGTCTGTACCAGATGGGGTGGTGATCCCTTCAGCCTAGGTTCATACTCTAATGTTGCAGTGGGAGCATCCGGGGATGACTATGATATATTAGCTGAAAGTGTGGGGGACGGAAGACTTTTCTTTGCAGGGGAGGCCACTACAAGGCGATACCCTGCCACCATGCATGGAGCTTTTCTTACTGGACTTCGGGAAGCTGCAAATATGGCTCAATATGCAAAGTCTCGGACTGCAAAGAAAAAGATCAACAGGAGTCCATCAAGTAATGCTCATTCTTATGCTTGTGCCCTTATGGATTTATTCAGAGAGCCTGATCTAGAATTTGGGAGTTTTTCTGTTATTTTTTGTCAAAAGAATGCTAATCCGAAGTCACCAGCCATTCTAAGGGTGAAAATTAGTGAGCCCCGAAAGAGGAATCTGGAAAGCTCAAAGACAGATCAGCAACATTCGAATAAGGTGCTTTTTCAGCAGCTCCAATCACATTTTAATCAGCAACAACAGTTGCATGTTTATACATTGTTATCAAAGAAACAGGCATTTGAGCTGAGAGAAGTGAGAGGTGGTGATGAGATGAGGTTGAACTATCTGTGCGAAAAGCTGGGAATTAAGCTGGTGGGACGTAAGGGTTTGGGACCTACTGCCGATTCCATCATTGCTTCTATTAAAGCACAGAAGGGCGTTCGAAAACCTTCTTCAACTCCTTTGGCTCCAAAATCAG GGACATCAATGCTGAAAATTGGCACTTTAAAGCAAAAGTTCATCAG AAAGGCCAAAATAGCGCGCAAAACTAAAGGGTTGATTCCTCCGGTTGTGAATGCGGCGAATGGCAATCTGTCAGAGGAAATAAAACTGATAAAGCAAGCTCCTCCTGACTCTTCTAGTTCAG